From a region of the Acidimicrobiales bacterium genome:
- a CDS encoding BTAD domain-containing putative transcriptional regulator — MAGSATEGLRLGVLGPLIAFDSSGAEVVLPSATLRRLAAVLVSYGGAVVSLPFLADVLSVSPAAVRTSIARLRRLIGSDVVATAAIGYRLVGAQTDVGRFRHAVETEGNPGDRLATLEAALELWRGDAYAEFASEPWALAEVVQLSEMRSRAELEVADIHLEEGRGMVALERLAHLIHRDPFSDAPRATRIRALTALGRTAEATREYESYRQLLDQEVGVAPSASLTRLVQSILAGDSDAVEALRPRVAAVARPAGLNRPAQLPRPPTPLVGRQSEVAQVRGLVFERSLVTLTGPGGVGKTRIAQHVAMEVAASGTEVVWVDLAVVGSDDLVAEAVLAVLAPAAPPGRDPMTALSLEASTRDQMLVVLDNAEHVANGASSVVSTLVDCGVLCVLATSRVRLGLTAEREYLVRPLGLPPATVEDAAELEKHPATALFLNRVEDAGGSVEFDPGSVAAVVAICRRLDGIPLAIEFAAAHARHLPLAKVLEGLYGPVSLLTVDNTDTTPRHRTIERSIEWSISLLSDDQASALECLAVFNAPFVLDAATAVIGDRSTRGRDLLVALVDRNLVQFDPGSGRYRLLELVREYVDRRCDPAQRRQARTRHMEYFTQWATDVGAGRRGIRREPVLAEMQHVVTAMAWARENDPRSAFAICAGLASFRSTLGHHRELADTWNWLVTTEFDADLRPAWAEATASLLAAATGAQIDVTDVLPIVAACVPEDSSRARGWLNRGTAMVPAYRGNMEPICSYVDQVIERGDDPEVSVYAGFAVYMLAMSGQLDRADTYLAAVKAMIERHRTEFTVDSVGNGFAGAIHVELARGRWGTALSAVGTEMPADPAFTATAAAAIAQAGASLGRTELVDLAVRWSERGTLQILGFLEPLVRHYAASIRGDVAGSADAAEAFWEMAYVVPISHINQVGTVVSALVAAGRLDAARSAIDTASSAVAAMNEVPLLSCLTHWSEALLELSYDRHAKALAVGRQALEAAIGHGFALVMIDSLEVLALAATGVGRTQIAASLAAAAARERNRTGYVRSQVAGMPNQTDLARIAVGAETLTVGDLVAQVDRALEA; from the coding sequence GTGGCGGGATCGGCGACAGAAGGGCTCAGGCTTGGCGTCCTCGGGCCCCTGATCGCCTTCGATTCTTCGGGCGCTGAGGTTGTGTTGCCCAGCGCTACGTTGCGCCGTCTGGCGGCGGTTCTCGTCTCCTACGGTGGCGCGGTCGTGTCGTTGCCGTTTCTCGCAGATGTCCTGTCGGTCTCCCCGGCCGCAGTTCGCACGAGCATCGCTCGGCTGCGGCGCCTGATCGGTTCGGACGTCGTGGCTACGGCGGCAATCGGCTACCGGCTGGTCGGGGCGCAAACCGATGTCGGCAGGTTCCGACACGCGGTCGAGACCGAGGGCAACCCGGGGGACCGTTTGGCGACCCTCGAAGCTGCCCTCGAGCTCTGGCGTGGCGACGCATATGCGGAGTTCGCTTCGGAGCCGTGGGCCCTGGCAGAGGTTGTTCAACTGTCTGAGATGCGCAGCCGGGCCGAACTGGAGGTGGCCGACATCCATCTCGAAGAAGGTCGCGGCATGGTTGCACTCGAGCGCCTCGCGCACTTGATCCATCGCGACCCGTTCAGCGATGCACCACGAGCCACACGCATCAGGGCGCTCACGGCGCTTGGCCGTACGGCGGAAGCCACTCGCGAGTACGAGTCTTATCGTCAGTTGCTCGATCAAGAGGTGGGGGTGGCCCCATCGGCCTCCTTGACCCGGCTCGTGCAGTCGATCCTCGCAGGTGACTCTGATGCGGTCGAGGCGCTTCGGCCGAGGGTCGCTGCGGTGGCTCGACCCGCTGGGCTGAACCGGCCAGCGCAGCTGCCACGGCCACCAACTCCACTTGTCGGTCGGCAAAGCGAAGTGGCGCAGGTTCGCGGTCTGGTGTTCGAACGATCGCTCGTGACGCTGACAGGACCAGGGGGAGTGGGTAAGACCCGAATCGCCCAGCACGTGGCCATGGAGGTCGCTGCGAGTGGCACCGAAGTCGTCTGGGTCGATCTCGCTGTGGTCGGGTCCGACGACCTGGTCGCGGAGGCGGTGCTGGCGGTTCTAGCCCCGGCGGCACCTCCCGGCCGAGACCCCATGACAGCCTTGTCGCTCGAGGCTTCGACCCGTGACCAGATGCTGGTCGTGCTCGACAACGCCGAGCATGTTGCGAACGGTGCGAGTTCGGTCGTTTCGACGCTGGTCGATTGTGGCGTCCTTTGTGTCTTGGCCACGAGCCGCGTGCGCCTCGGCCTTACCGCAGAACGCGAGTACCTGGTCCGGCCCCTGGGTCTTCCTCCGGCCACGGTCGAAGACGCAGCCGAACTCGAGAAACACCCCGCGACAGCACTGTTCCTGAACCGCGTCGAGGACGCCGGTGGGTCGGTCGAGTTTGATCCTGGTTCGGTGGCGGCAGTGGTTGCGATATGTCGTCGCCTCGACGGCATTCCGCTGGCCATCGAGTTCGCCGCCGCACACGCCAGGCACCTTCCCCTGGCGAAGGTTCTCGAGGGTCTTTACGGACCGGTATCTCTGCTGACGGTGGACAACACCGACACGACTCCTCGGCATCGCACGATAGAGCGAAGCATCGAGTGGAGCATCTCGTTGCTTTCGGACGACCAAGCGAGTGCGCTCGAATGTCTGGCGGTGTTCAACGCCCCGTTTGTCCTGGATGCGGCAACGGCAGTGATAGGCGACCGGTCGACTCGGGGACGAGACCTGCTGGTTGCCCTGGTTGACCGCAACCTCGTCCAGTTCGACCCGGGTTCGGGTCGGTACCGCCTCCTCGAGCTGGTCAGAGAGTATGTAGACCGTAGGTGCGACCCAGCCCAGCGCAGGCAGGCTCGCACCCGCCACATGGAGTACTTCACTCAATGGGCGACCGACGTGGGTGCAGGACGTCGCGGCATTCGACGCGAGCCGGTGTTGGCCGAGATGCAACACGTGGTCACCGCGATGGCGTGGGCGCGAGAGAACGATCCAAGATCGGCTTTCGCAATCTGCGCAGGTTTGGCGAGCTTCCGCAGCACCCTGGGACACCATCGCGAGTTGGCCGACACCTGGAACTGGTTGGTCACCACCGAGTTCGACGCGGACCTTCGTCCCGCCTGGGCCGAGGCTACGGCAAGCCTCCTCGCTGCGGCGACCGGCGCCCAGATCGATGTCACCGATGTGCTTCCGATCGTGGCGGCTTGCGTTCCTGAGGATTCGTCGCGGGCCAGAGGTTGGCTGAACCGCGGCACTGCAATGGTCCCGGCCTATCGCGGCAACATGGAGCCGATCTGCTCTTATGTCGATCAGGTGATCGAGCGTGGCGACGATCCAGAGGTGTCGGTTTACGCGGGCTTTGCCGTGTACATGCTCGCCATGTCGGGTCAGCTGGATCGTGCCGACACCTACCTCGCTGCCGTCAAGGCGATGATCGAACGGCACCGTACCGAGTTCACCGTCGATTCGGTCGGCAACGGGTTCGCCGGAGCCATTCACGTCGAGCTTGCGAGAGGACGGTGGGGAACGGCGCTGTCTGCCGTCGGGACCGAGATGCCTGCGGATCCGGCATTCACGGCCACGGCAGCAGCCGCGATAGCTCAAGCGGGAGCAAGTCTTGGCCGGACGGAACTGGTCGACCTCGCAGTCCGATGGTCTGAACGCGGAACCCTTCAGATCCTGGGCTTCCTCGAACCTCTCGTCCGCCACTACGCCGCCAGCATCCGCGGCGACGTCGCAGGCTCTGCCGACGCAGCCGAAGCCTTCTGGGAGATGGCGTATGTAGTACCCATCAGCCACATCAACCAGGTCGGCACGGTCGTGTCGGCGCTGGTGGCGGCCGGTCGGCTCGACGCAGCCCGGTCGGCCATAGACACCGCTTCATCAGCCGTAGCGGCCATGAACGAAGTGCCCTTGTTGAGCTGTTTGACCCACTGGTCCGAGGCTTTACTCGAACTGAGCTACGACCGCCATGCCAAAGCGCTCGCGGTCGGTCGACAAGCGCTCGAGGCAGCTATCGGCCACGGGTTCGCTCTGGTCATGATCGACTCCTTGGAAGTTCTGGCCCTTGCGGCTACAGGTGTTGGCCGGACCCAGATCGCGGCCAGCCTGGCGGCTGCCGCGGCACGCGAGCGCAATCGAACCGGCTATGTCCGCTCGCAAGTCGCCGGGATGCCGAACCAAACCGACCTCGCACGTATCGCTGTGGGGGCCGAGACGTTGACGGTTGGCGATTTGGTAGCTCAAGTCGACAGGGCACTCGAGGCCTGA
- a CDS encoding class I SAM-dependent methyltransferase has translation MTEDSADRLVGELAATDPRRVLDVGCGWAELLLRLLATCPNATGHGVDRDDVLIDRAKRNADDRDLSSRVSFSSSLDGQDPVDLVLNIGAEHVFGDLDRALVELHKLVLPGGRLLLGTLFWEQPPPSDLVEAMGELPNLIGLVDAATSVGWRPLGLKVASLDDWDHFEFGYLMDWEQQVMAPTTQAAADRAAEDADARRLSYLRRRGILGFAFLTLGRPGRSPQGG, from the coding sequence ATGACCGAGGACTCCGCCGATCGTCTGGTCGGCGAGTTGGCAGCTACCGACCCCAGACGCGTTCTCGATGTCGGGTGCGGGTGGGCCGAGCTGCTTCTCAGGCTGCTGGCCACCTGCCCTAACGCCACGGGCCACGGTGTCGATCGTGACGACGTTCTCATCGACCGGGCCAAACGCAACGCTGACGACCGCGACCTCTCGTCCAGAGTGTCCTTCAGCTCCTCACTCGACGGTCAGGACCCTGTCGACCTGGTTCTCAACATCGGAGCCGAGCATGTCTTCGGCGACTTGGATCGAGCGCTCGTAGAGCTGCACAAACTCGTACTTCCCGGTGGTCGGCTCCTGCTCGGAACGCTGTTCTGGGAGCAGCCGCCACCCTCGGACCTTGTCGAGGCCATGGGCGAATTGCCGAACCTCATCGGTCTGGTGGATGCTGCGACCTCGGTTGGCTGGCGCCCGCTGGGACTCAAGGTCGCGTCGCTCGATGACTGGGACCACTTCGAGTTCGGCTATCTGATGGATTGGGAGCAGCAAGTCATGGCGCCCACAACGCAGGCCGCCGCCGACCGGGCGGCAGAGGATGCCGACGCCCGCCGTCTCAGCTACCTGCGTCGCCGAGGGATTCTGGGCTTCGCGTTCCTGACACTCGGGCGACCCGGTCGATCACCTCAGGGTGGATGA
- a CDS encoding VOC family protein yields the protein MSVQWEQVIVASRDPVSLGRWWREVLGWVIVDDGPVVSEIQPEPGRLPGILFVPNDQPKVGQNRLHIDLRPDDQEAEVERLIGLGASRLDVGQGDVPWVVLADPEGNEFCVLASRPTTP from the coding sequence GTGAGTGTCCAATGGGAGCAAGTGATAGTCGCCTCTCGTGACCCGGTTTCGCTTGGTCGCTGGTGGCGCGAGGTTCTTGGGTGGGTGATCGTCGACGACGGTCCGGTCGTGTCCGAGATCCAGCCAGAGCCCGGTCGGTTACCCGGGATTCTGTTCGTTCCGAACGACCAACCCAAGGTGGGCCAGAACCGTCTTCACATCGACCTCCGTCCAGACGATCAGGAGGCCGAAGTCGAGCGGCTGATCGGGCTCGGTGCTTCGCGGCTCGATGTCGGCCAGGGAGATGTCCCGTGGGTGGTGCTGGCCGATCCTGAGGGAAACGAGTTCTGCGTGCTGGCTTCCAGACCAACAACCCCATAG
- a CDS encoding AraC family transcriptional regulator ligand-binding domain-containing protein, whose protein sequence is MRSEQLKSVWVGQPWRVVLRDLGLDELAVLRRAGQPSNLFAGDGSWISVDEFYALFDAVEAEAGDPLVAVRGGTILSAELFDPAYFAAICSADLNSALSRLGEHMRLVGPFSLDVEVADNETRAWCRCKHRPDVARGLGLSQLAFLVALARRATRHRIVPKRVTVAGSADALGDSSDFFGCRLSSGDVHEVVFDAADARRPFLTHNEEMWEAFEPGLRRRMAEAGQRRSSTEEVEQALFELLPSGRSGMADVAREIGIGGRTLQRRLAAEGTTWLEVLNHTRERLARYYLESTELNPTEISFLLGFDDPNSLFRAFHRWTGTTPESWRTQVRGAG, encoded by the coding sequence TTGCGGAGCGAGCAGCTGAAGTCGGTCTGGGTGGGCCAGCCCTGGCGTGTCGTTCTCAGAGACCTGGGGTTGGACGAACTGGCGGTCTTACGTCGTGCCGGCCAGCCGTCGAACCTGTTCGCCGGCGATGGTTCCTGGATCTCGGTCGACGAGTTCTACGCGCTGTTCGACGCTGTCGAGGCCGAGGCCGGCGATCCTCTGGTCGCTGTGAGGGGAGGCACGATCTTGTCGGCCGAACTCTTCGATCCGGCCTATTTTGCGGCGATCTGCTCCGCCGACCTGAACTCGGCCTTGAGCCGTCTCGGAGAGCACATGCGCCTCGTCGGGCCATTCAGTCTCGACGTCGAGGTAGCGGACAACGAGACGCGTGCCTGGTGCCGATGCAAACACCGGCCCGATGTGGCGCGGGGGCTGGGTCTTTCCCAGTTGGCGTTCCTCGTCGCATTGGCTCGTCGCGCCACCCGCCATCGGATCGTGCCGAAGAGGGTCACGGTCGCCGGGTCGGCGGACGCCCTGGGCGACTCCAGCGACTTCTTCGGGTGTCGCCTGTCGAGTGGAGATGTGCACGAGGTGGTCTTCGATGCGGCCGACGCACGGCGACCGTTCCTCACCCACAACGAGGAGATGTGGGAGGCATTCGAGCCCGGTCTGCGGAGGCGAATGGCCGAGGCGGGGCAGCGTCGTTCGTCGACCGAGGAGGTCGAACAGGCGCTCTTCGAGCTTCTTCCCAGCGGCCGAAGCGGAATGGCCGACGTTGCGCGAGAGATTGGCATCGGGGGTCGGACACTGCAGCGTCGCCTGGCGGCGGAGGGCACCACCTGGCTCGAGGTGCTCAACCACACGCGGGAACGATTGGCCCGCTATTACCTCGAATCGACCGAGTTGAACCCGACCGAAATCAGCTTCCTTCTCGGCTTCGACGACCCGAACTCGCTGTTTCGGGCCTTTCACCGATGGACAGGTACAACGCCCGAGTCGTGGCGCACGCAGGTTCGGGGGGCGGGATAG
- a CDS encoding AAA family ATPase gives MTVLFSDASGYTTLAETLDPELVRELMGAIYSKASDIINRYGGRVDKLMGDAVLAVFGDPVAHEDDAERAVRAAIELHEAVDELRPRFEAAAGTSFEMHSGINTGVIVTSDMESDRLSGPLGDMVNVAARLQGKAQSGEILIGPDTARLIGPRFELTDLGSIELKGRRDAVQVHRVERTAAAQPSRLASAFVGRKEELGVLLGAADALRDGRSSVVTICAEAGAGKTRLLEEFRANAEGDVRWLEGRAYPYTADTPYAALIDLLNRVARIDENDRAAEVKAKLDDMVAAVLPDDTEAAAVIGHLYGLEVNRTIDLEAFRTRLLDVLGRLLDEVARQGPTVLIFQDLHWVDPSTASLIRRLVTSLSAPLLTVCNFRPGFTLGVEGERALQLGVLSRRETGALVESLLDSAVPPDGLVAWLADRTDGNPFFVEEIVNSLIDKEVLVRTDAGWSLAGALADDTVPPTIRGLLAARIDGLSPDARRVLREASVVGREFLYRIMASVTDTPADLESGIARLSAADFIRENNLDPELEYIFKHALTQEVAYEGLLIRDRQRLHERVAQGIELHLSDRIDEFVDTLAYHYERSGHVVEAVRYLRSAAKKAVDRFAVEEADRKYAAAYALLTAEEAVGVVISADDRDRLLLEVLTDWAVVFYYSCDLHRFDALYERHRELGDAVGDDTLAARWNAWAGMLTWLHRADNRAAGQMLLGAIERAQKVGDPVAEGMARSWMVWIDWTSGRVREAIDAWPVVQELLPQIDDPATRLYVEMKTLGGAATASALAGDLTFARETVEHLFAIGRATGNLRATALGYGVELVVHMCLGGFEAAVASCDACIATDVDPVYSEVTKLWAAGIALFLDDPDEARRRLEVGSARVDELGMGWVDRYYRYMSAELDIVEGHLSRGFRSLDEQKEGCEQSGLAWGAAQIDLFIATSLARVATGEVQGSLGDALRNPGFVRRFGIGTAKKARARLEALDSANECSFASVRPMIRLELAKLELHEHNQKRAREHLDFILDLLAGEPESPLLLEAQALLPNA, from the coding sequence GTGACAGTGCTGTTCTCTGACGCGTCGGGTTACACGACGCTGGCCGAGACACTGGATCCCGAACTCGTTCGTGAGCTGATGGGGGCCATCTACTCGAAGGCGAGTGACATCATCAACCGCTACGGCGGTCGGGTCGACAAGCTGATGGGCGACGCGGTCCTGGCGGTGTTCGGGGATCCGGTAGCTCACGAGGACGATGCTGAGCGCGCGGTTCGAGCCGCCATAGAGCTACACGAAGCTGTCGACGAACTGCGCCCTCGTTTCGAAGCAGCAGCGGGTACGAGCTTCGAGATGCACAGCGGCATCAACACGGGTGTGATCGTCACCAGCGATATGGAGAGTGATCGGCTCAGCGGGCCGCTTGGTGACATGGTCAACGTCGCCGCCAGGCTTCAGGGGAAGGCCCAGAGTGGCGAGATCCTGATCGGACCAGACACCGCCCGTCTGATCGGTCCGCGGTTCGAGCTGACAGACCTCGGGTCGATCGAGCTGAAGGGAAGACGAGACGCAGTCCAGGTGCACCGGGTCGAGCGAACTGCAGCAGCACAGCCATCTCGACTGGCGTCTGCCTTCGTGGGGCGCAAGGAGGAACTGGGTGTTCTTCTGGGCGCCGCCGATGCCTTGCGCGACGGCCGATCGAGTGTGGTGACCATTTGCGCCGAGGCCGGCGCCGGCAAGACCCGCCTGCTCGAGGAGTTCAGGGCCAACGCCGAAGGCGACGTGCGATGGCTCGAAGGTCGTGCCTACCCTTACACGGCGGACACGCCCTATGCCGCGCTCATCGACCTGCTCAACCGGGTAGCTCGCATCGACGAGAACGATCGGGCCGCCGAGGTCAAAGCCAAGCTCGACGACATGGTTGCAGCGGTACTGCCCGATGACACCGAGGCGGCCGCGGTCATCGGTCACCTGTATGGCCTCGAAGTAAATCGGACGATCGACCTCGAGGCCTTTCGGACGAGGCTCTTGGACGTGCTCGGGAGATTGCTGGACGAGGTAGCAAGGCAAGGGCCGACAGTTCTCATCTTTCAGGATCTGCATTGGGTCGACCCATCGACGGCGTCTCTGATCCGCAGGCTCGTGACCTCGCTGTCGGCGCCTCTGTTGACGGTCTGCAACTTTCGGCCCGGCTTCACCCTCGGGGTCGAGGGCGAGAGGGCCCTTCAGTTGGGTGTGCTGTCGCGCCGCGAAACAGGCGCTTTGGTCGAGTCCCTGCTCGACAGCGCAGTGCCGCCGGACGGGTTGGTCGCTTGGCTCGCAGACAGAACCGATGGCAATCCGTTCTTCGTCGAGGAGATCGTCAACAGTCTCATCGACAAGGAGGTTCTCGTTCGCACTGACGCGGGCTGGAGCCTTGCGGGAGCCCTAGCCGACGACACGGTGCCGCCGACGATCAGAGGTCTGCTGGCGGCACGTATCGATGGTTTGAGCCCCGATGCCAGACGGGTGCTGCGAGAGGCATCGGTCGTCGGGAGGGAGTTCCTGTATCGCATCATGGCGTCGGTCACAGACACGCCCGCAGATCTCGAGTCTGGAATTGCGCGTCTGTCGGCCGCCGACTTCATCCGCGAGAACAACCTCGACCCCGAACTCGAGTACATCTTCAAGCATGCGCTGACGCAAGAGGTGGCCTACGAAGGTCTTCTGATTCGCGATCGTCAACGCCTTCACGAGCGTGTCGCCCAGGGCATCGAGCTGCACCTGAGCGATCGGATCGACGAGTTCGTGGACACTCTGGCGTACCACTACGAACGAAGCGGTCATGTCGTCGAGGCAGTCCGGTACCTACGAAGTGCGGCAAAGAAGGCCGTCGACCGCTTCGCCGTCGAGGAAGCAGATCGCAAATACGCCGCCGCCTATGCCCTTCTGACCGCCGAAGAGGCTGTCGGCGTTGTGATCTCGGCAGACGATCGAGATCGACTGCTACTCGAGGTGTTGACCGATTGGGCCGTCGTCTTCTACTACAGCTGCGACCTTCACCGTTTCGACGCCCTTTATGAGCGACACCGCGAGTTGGGCGATGCGGTTGGCGACGACACCCTTGCCGCCCGCTGGAATGCTTGGGCGGGAATGCTGACCTGGTTGCATCGCGCCGACAATCGCGCCGCCGGGCAGATGCTGCTGGGCGCCATCGAGCGGGCCCAGAAGGTGGGTGATCCGGTTGCTGAGGGGATGGCGCGAAGCTGGATGGTCTGGATCGACTGGACCAGTGGGCGAGTCCGCGAAGCGATCGACGCATGGCCTGTCGTTCAGGAGCTGCTGCCGCAGATCGACGATCCGGCAACACGACTCTACGTAGAGATGAAGACACTCGGTGGAGCCGCCACAGCTTCTGCATTGGCCGGCGATCTCACCTTCGCTCGGGAAACGGTCGAGCACCTGTTTGCCATCGGCCGCGCCACAGGCAACCTCCGAGCGACGGCGCTGGGCTATGGGGTCGAACTCGTGGTTCACATGTGTTTGGGTGGATTCGAGGCCGCTGTCGCGTCTTGCGATGCATGCATAGCCACCGATGTAGACCCGGTATACAGCGAGGTGACCAAGCTGTGGGCGGCGGGCATTGCTCTGTTCCTCGATGACCCCGACGAAGCGAGACGCCGGCTCGAAGTTGGCAGCGCAAGAGTCGACGAGCTCGGGATGGGCTGGGTCGATCGGTATTACCGGTACATGTCAGCTGAGCTCGACATCGTCGAGGGTCACCTCAGCCGTGGCTTCCGCTCTCTCGACGAGCAGAAGGAGGGGTGTGAACAGTCCGGCCTCGCCTGGGGAGCAGCCCAGATCGACCTGTTCATAGCCACCTCGCTGGCGCGGGTAGCAACCGGCGAGGTTCAAGGCTCGCTGGGGGACGCTCTTCGAAACCCCGGCTTCGTGCGAAGGTTTGGTATAGGCACGGCCAAGAAGGCACGGGCTCGACTCGAGGCACTCGACTCCGCGAACGAGTGTTCGTTCGCAAGTGTCCGTCCGATGATCAGGCTGGAACTTGCGAAGCTCGAGCTCCATGAACACAACCAGAAACGCGCGCGTGAGCACCTCGACTTCATCCTCGACCTGCTCGCTGGCGAGCCCGAATCCCCGTTGCTACTCGAAGCCCAAGCCCTGTTGCCCAACGCCTAG